The following coding sequences lie in one Halomonas sp. 'Soap Lake #6' genomic window:
- the recA gene encoding recombinase RecA, with product MAQEDNRTKALNAALSQIDRQFGKGTVMRLGDAPRVIMPSVSTGSLGLDIALGIGGLPYGRVCEIFGPESSGKTTLTLSVIAQAQKQGKVCAFVDAEHALDPSYAEKLGVNLDDLLVSQPDTGEQALEITDMLVRSGGVDVIVIDSVAALTPRAEIEGEMGDSHVGLQARLMSQALRKITGNIKNANCLVIFINQIRMKIGVMFGSPETTTGGNALKFYASVRLDIRRTGSVKVGDEVTGNETRVKVVKNKVAPPFRQAEFQILYGKGIYHAGEVIDLGVQCSLVDKAGAWYSYKGKKIGQGKANSALYLEEHPEIMLEIETQIRDQLLAKADPKKEEAAPVADIAADSDDDLL from the coding sequence ATGGCTCAGGAAGACAACCGCACAAAAGCGCTTAATGCTGCACTCAGCCAGATTGATCGTCAGTTTGGCAAAGGGACAGTTATGCGCCTTGGCGACGCGCCTCGCGTCATTATGCCGTCTGTCTCCACTGGTTCGCTGGGGCTTGATATCGCACTCGGCATTGGCGGTCTGCCTTATGGTCGTGTCTGCGAAATCTTTGGCCCGGAATCTTCCGGTAAAACGACCCTGACCCTTTCGGTGATTGCTCAGGCGCAAAAGCAGGGCAAAGTGTGTGCGTTCGTGGATGCTGAACACGCCCTTGACCCCAGCTACGCTGAAAAGCTCGGTGTTAATCTGGATGACTTACTTGTTTCCCAGCCAGACACTGGTGAGCAAGCGCTTGAAATTACCGACATGCTGGTGCGTTCTGGCGGTGTCGATGTGATCGTTATCGACTCAGTCGCTGCCTTGACCCCACGTGCTGAAATTGAAGGCGAAATGGGTGATTCCCATGTAGGTCTGCAAGCACGTTTGATGTCTCAGGCGCTGCGTAAAATCACCGGTAACATCAAAAACGCTAACTGCTTAGTGATCTTTATCAACCAGATCCGTATGAAGATTGGCGTTATGTTTGGTAGCCCTGAAACCACTACAGGTGGTAATGCGCTCAAGTTTTACGCCAGTGTGCGTTTGGATATTCGCCGTACCGGCTCGGTGAAGGTGGGTGATGAAGTCACCGGTAACGAAACTCGTGTGAAAGTGGTTAAAAACAAGGTAGCACCGCCGTTCCGCCAAGCTGAATTCCAGATTCTTTACGGTAAAGGTATTTATCACGCCGGTGAAGTCATTGATCTGGGTGTGCAGTGCAGCCTGGTCGACAAAGCCGGTGCTTGGTACAGCTATAAGGGTAAAAAAATCGGACAGGGCAAAGCGAACTCAGCGCTGTATCTGGAAGAGCATCCGGAAATCATGCTTGAGATCGAGACCCAGATTCGCGATCAGTTGTTGGCCAAGGCTGATCCTAAAAAAGAAGAGGCGGCGCCTGTTGCAGATATTGCCGCTGATAGCGATGACGATTTGCTATAG
- a CDS encoding CinA family protein has product MAPSVSSLKNLDLSLLAQRLGRLCQQLGIEVTTAESCTGGGISSAITSVAGSSSYFTSGYVTYSNAAKTRLLDVPTAMLEAHGAVSEAVVKAMVEGACRESGAGLAVAVSGVAGPDGGSADKPVGTVWLAWGDTSHQQAECFHFPGDRQAVREQAVRQALAGLVARLDALAKASKKK; this is encoded by the coding sequence ATGGCACCTAGCGTTTCTAGCCTTAAGAATCTCGATTTATCGCTGCTTGCTCAGCGGCTTGGGCGGCTATGCCAGCAGCTTGGCATTGAAGTTACCACGGCTGAGTCGTGTACCGGTGGTGGCATTTCGAGCGCAATTACATCGGTAGCGGGCAGTTCCAGCTACTTCACCTCGGGCTATGTGACATACTCTAATGCGGCTAAAACGCGTTTGTTGGACGTGCCAACGGCAATGCTTGAAGCTCATGGGGCTGTCAGTGAGGCGGTTGTCAAAGCTATGGTCGAGGGCGCTTGTCGAGAAAGCGGCGCTGGTCTTGCGGTTGCCGTGAGCGGTGTTGCAGGCCCCGATGGCGGCAGCGCTGACAAGCCTGTGGGAACAGTATGGTTGGCCTGGGGAGACACTAGCCATCAGCAGGCTGAGTGTTTTCACTTTCCTGGTGACCGTCAGGCGGTGCGAGAGCAGGCTGTGCGCCAAGCTCTTGCAGGGCTGGTAGCGCGATTGGATGCTCTTGCGAAAGCGAGTAAGAAGAAATAA
- the mutS gene encoding DNA mismatch repair protein MutS, which yields MSQASPQHTPMMAQYLKIKRDHPEVLLFYRMGDFYELFFDDAKRASALLDITLTQRGQSGGKPIPMAGIPYHSAEGYLARLVATGESVAICEQIGDPATSKGPVERQVVRIVTPGTLHDEALLDARRDNVLVSVSPGKDSWGLAWLELSSGRFNVLEVASEAEMLAELTRLSPAELLVPESLTLPDAWSQKRSLRRQGEWLFDLESATRSLCDQFEVQDLRGFGCAHLTTALVAAGVLIDYARDTQRSRLPHVTAIGVENRDDAVVIDAASRRNLEIDINLGGNSDNTLASVLDTCTTAMGSRLLKRWLNRPLRQRDIVEGRQAGVALLSIDAAYQALRETLSDVGDVERILGRVALYSARPRDLARLRDALTTLPALEQLLSEIDSGSALDSIKPHIRPYPEMTDTLTRALVENPPVVIRDGGVIADGFDAELDEHRGMAENAGGYLVQLEIRERERTGLANLKVGYNRVHGYFIELPRSQAQQAPADYIRRQTLKNAERFIIPELKEFEDKALSAKSRALTREKWLYERLMGELNAQLHALQSTSRALAELDVLCTFAERAEALNWVRPQLVDATGITISAGRHPVVEHVSDKPFVPNDVTLSPDQHMLIITGPNMGGKSTYMRQTALIALLAHSGCFVPASAAEIGPIDRIFTRIGSSDDLAGGRSTFMVEMTETANILHNATEHSLVLMDEIGRGTSTFDGLSLAWASAEHLAVARALTLFATHYFEMTALPEQANGVANIHLTATEHGDGIVFMHRIEAGPASQSYGLQVAQLAGVPAPVIARAREKLIALEQRDVDQQQHHPAPASMEAPQQNDLFASAPHPVVDALGKADIDDLSPREALALLYQWRELL from the coding sequence ATGTCACAGGCTAGCCCCCAGCACACGCCAATGATGGCGCAATATCTTAAAATCAAACGCGATCACCCCGAGGTACTGCTGTTTTACCGTATGGGGGATTTTTACGAACTGTTTTTTGATGATGCCAAACGCGCTTCAGCATTACTGGATATTACCCTTACTCAACGAGGCCAGTCCGGTGGCAAACCGATCCCCATGGCTGGCATTCCTTACCATAGCGCTGAAGGGTATTTGGCTCGATTAGTAGCTACTGGCGAGTCAGTGGCTATTTGCGAGCAGATTGGCGATCCCGCTACTAGCAAAGGCCCCGTTGAACGCCAAGTTGTGCGTATTGTCACCCCCGGCACACTCCATGACGAAGCTCTGTTAGATGCGCGCCGTGATAACGTATTGGTGTCTGTCTCCCCTGGAAAGGACAGCTGGGGTCTTGCCTGGTTAGAGCTCTCCAGCGGCCGCTTTAACGTACTGGAAGTAGCAAGTGAAGCAGAGATGTTGGCGGAATTAACCCGCTTATCCCCTGCCGAACTGCTGGTGCCTGAAAGCCTAACGCTACCCGATGCCTGGTCGCAAAAGCGCAGCCTGCGCCGCCAGGGCGAATGGCTATTTGATTTAGAAAGCGCAACCCGCAGTCTGTGTGATCAATTTGAGGTACAGGATTTACGCGGCTTTGGCTGCGCGCACCTCACCACAGCCCTGGTGGCTGCTGGTGTGCTGATCGACTACGCTCGCGATACCCAGCGCTCACGCCTACCCCACGTTACCGCCATCGGCGTGGAAAACCGCGACGATGCTGTAGTGATCGATGCTGCCAGCCGCCGCAATCTAGAAATTGATATTAATCTAGGCGGCAACAGCGACAATACCCTAGCCAGTGTTTTAGACACTTGCACCACGGCCATGGGCTCTCGGCTGCTAAAACGCTGGCTTAACCGCCCGCTGCGCCAGCGAGACATTGTGGAAGGACGCCAGGCAGGCGTGGCTCTACTGTCAATCGATGCTGCCTACCAAGCACTTCGCGAGACGCTAAGCGATGTGGGTGATGTCGAGCGTATTCTTGGCCGTGTAGCACTATATAGTGCTCGCCCACGTGATTTAGCACGCCTTCGCGATGCACTGACTACGCTACCCGCACTGGAGCAGCTACTCAGCGAGATTGATAGCGGCAGTGCCTTAGATAGCATTAAGCCGCACATCCGCCCCTACCCAGAAATGACCGACACACTCACCCGGGCGCTGGTCGAGAACCCACCGGTAGTAATTCGCGATGGCGGCGTAATTGCCGACGGCTTTGACGCTGAGCTGGATGAACATCGCGGCATGGCCGAGAACGCTGGCGGCTATTTAGTGCAACTAGAGATACGCGAACGCGAGCGTACCGGCCTTGCCAATCTGAAAGTCGGTTACAACCGAGTGCACGGTTATTTCATTGAGCTACCCCGTTCTCAGGCGCAGCAGGCGCCAGCGGACTATATCCGCCGTCAAACGTTGAAAAACGCCGAACGCTTTATTATTCCCGAGCTAAAAGAGTTTGAGGACAAAGCACTCTCGGCCAAGTCACGGGCGCTAACCCGTGAAAAGTGGCTCTACGAACGCCTAATGGGCGAACTAAATGCACAGCTACACGCACTGCAAAGCACCTCGCGAGCACTGGCCGAGCTGGATGTATTGTGCACATTTGCCGAGCGTGCCGAGGCACTTAACTGGGTACGCCCGCAATTAGTGGATGCTACCGGCATCACCATTAGCGCAGGCCGCCACCCAGTGGTTGAGCACGTTAGCGACAAACCGTTTGTACCTAACGATGTCACGCTATCTCCCGATCAGCACATGTTAATTATCACCGGCCCTAACATGGGCGGTAAATCAACCTACATGCGCCAAACCGCGTTAATTGCCCTACTCGCCCATAGCGGTTGCTTTGTACCCGCCAGCGCCGCTGAAATTGGGCCTATTGACCGTATTTTTACCCGCATCGGCTCCTCCGACGACCTAGCAGGCGGACGCTCTACCTTTATGGTGGAGATGACAGAAACCGCTAACATCCTGCACAACGCGACTGAGCACAGCCTGGTGCTAATGGATGAGATTGGTCGTGGCACCAGCACCTTTGATGGCCTATCTCTGGCCTGGGCAAGTGCTGAGCATTTAGCGGTTGCACGTGCATTAACGCTATTTGCCACTCACTATTTTGAAATGACCGCACTTCCGGAGCAGGCAAACGGGGTGGCCAATATCCACCTGACAGCCACCGAGCACGGCGACGGCATCGTCTTTATGCACCGCATTGAGGCTGGCCCTGCAAGCCAGAGCTACGGTTTACAGGTTGCACAGTTGGCTGGCGTCCCCGCACCGGTCATTGCAAGGGCACGGGAAAAGCTCATCGCTTTGGAACAGCGCGATGTTGACCAACAGCAACACCATCCTGCCCCAGCAAGCATGGAAGCGCCGCAACAGAACGATTTGTTTGCCAGCGCCCCTCACCCGGTAGTGGATGCACTTGGCAAGGCAGACATAGATGATTTATCTCCCCGCGAAGCACTGGCACTGCTGTATCAATGGCGAGAGCTGCTGTGA
- the fdxA gene encoding ferredoxin FdxA, which translates to MTFVVTENCIQCKYTDCVEVCPVDCFYEGPNFLVIHPDECIDCALCEPECPAEAIFSEDELPDGQEQFIEINAELAEVWPNLAEKKDPLPDAEEWDGKTGKLEKLER; encoded by the coding sequence ATGACGTTTGTCGTTACCGAGAACTGCATCCAGTGCAAATACACCGACTGTGTGGAAGTCTGCCCGGTCGACTGCTTCTACGAAGGCCCCAACTTTCTGGTCATTCACCCAGACGAGTGCATCGACTGCGCACTGTGTGAGCCAGAGTGCCCTGCCGAGGCAATCTTTTCGGAAGACGAGTTGCCTGATGGCCAGGAGCAGTTTATCGAGATAAACGCGGAGCTTGCAGAAGTATGGCCAAACCTTGCAGAGAAGAAAGACCCTCTGCCTGATGCCGAAGAGTGGGATGGTAAAACAGGCAAGCTTGAAAAGTTAGAGCGTTAA